TCATTTTGGAGAACTCAGGCTTTTGTAGCCCTTTTTTCATCTCACCAATCCAAATGTTTTGGTTAGTGGCTTGTGCGGTTGCAGATAAAATCGCAATTTCACCTTGTCCACCAATCGCTGCAGATGCCATTTGCAGCTGTTTCACGCCGATTAACTCTGCATTCGATGGATTCAATTGTAGTTGGCGGCCATCTTTTGCAATGCCGCTATCAAATGAAATCACTTTAATGCCACGTTGCATGGCACGCTTGGCAATTGGTACTAGCGCGCTCGCATCGTTCGCAGAAATCACTAACGCATTTACTTTTTGGCTAATCAGCGAGTTAATCACCTCGATTTGACCTTCTGCGGTCGGTGTAGTTGGGCCGGTGTAGATAAAATCAACATCTCCCAATGCTTTAGCGGCCTCTTTGCCACCTTCATTTGCCGCGTCAAAAAAACCATTACCTAGGCTTTTTACAACCATGGCGATTTTTACCTTTTCAGCAGCAAATACTGATCCTTGCATGATCATCAACGCTGCTGAGGTTGCTACAACCAGGATTTTCTTCAACTTCATGTGTCTACCCCTCTTTTATATAATTGGATATGTATTTGTAAAACACGTGAAATAGAAAGCTGCTTAATCCGTATCGATCGACTCCACCAATACTTTGACGCCAGCCGCTTCTAGCATATTGACGGATTGATCACTGATTTTGTCATCGGTAATCACATAATCTAGTTGTTCTAACGTACACAAGATTAAGCCGGCTTTTTTGCTAAATTTGCTGCTATCTGCCAGTAAAATGAGTTCATCTGCCTGACTAAGCAATTTCTTTTCTGCCTGGATTAACAGCGGATCGCTTTCCAATAACCCAACCTGAGACACCGCACATGCGCCCATAAAAATCTTGGAAGCATAGTGATGTTGCGTGATATCGCTATCAAATGGGCTAAGGATGACGTTCTGTTCACGGTATATCTGACCACCGGGCACAATGATTTCATTTTGACTATTCGTGAGCAAACGTTCCGCCATCAGGAACGAATTGGTCAAAATTTTCAAGTGTCGTTCAGTCAGAAAATCGCCCATCATGTAGGTGGTGGTTCCACCGTTAATGATGATGCATTCACCGTCCTGACATAGGCTAGCCGCACGTTGAGCAATGGCTCTTTTTTCGGCGGTAAACTGCGTCAGGTTATGCTGGAAGGTTGCGCCTGCCAGAGGAATACTAGCCTCTTTGGGCGCCAAAAACTCTACACCACCACGGGTTCTAACCAACAGGTTTCTCTCGGCCAGCCAGCTAATATCACGACGAACCGTTGCTGGCG
The Leeia speluncae genome window above contains:
- the rhaS gene encoding rhamnose ABC transporter substrate-binding protein, with the translated sequence MKLKKILVVATSAALMIMQGSVFAAEKVKIAMVVKSLGNGFFDAANEGGKEAAKALGDVDFIYTGPTTPTAEGQIEVINSLISQKVNALVISANDASALVPIAKRAMQRGIKVISFDSGIAKDGRQLQLNPSNAELIGVKQLQMASAAIGGQGEIAILSATAQATNQNIWIGEMKKGLQKPEFSKMKLVATVYGDDQSDKSYREAIGLLRSHPNLKAIIAPTTVGINAAAKAVADEKLIGKVFVTGLGLPSEMAGHVKTGAVKSFAIWNPIDLGYSATYIAHEFVKGKATGKAGETLNVGRMGKIKVDGNGEAAMAAPFTYDSSNVDKFSKVF
- a CDS encoding DeoR/GlpR family DNA-binding transcription regulator, with product MLNNKRRKNLLKVLAEKQRATVDQLVKWLNASPATVRRDISWLAERNLLVRTRGGVEFLAPKEASIPLAGATFQHNLTQFTAEKRAIAQRAASLCQDGECIIINGGTTTYMMGDFLTERHLKILTNSFLMAERLLTNSQNEIIVPGGQIYREQNVILSPFDSDITQHHYASKIFMGACAVSQVGLLESDPLLIQAEKKLLSQADELILLADSSKFSKKAGLILCTLEQLDYVITDDKISDQSVNMLEAAGVKVLVESIDTD